Genomic window (Erythrolamprus reginae isolate rEryReg1 chromosome 3, rEryReg1.hap1, whole genome shotgun sequence):
GGTCTCTCCTCTTGTACACAACTTCCCAACCTTCCAAAGTGGCCAGGGAGtcaacacccccccacacacacactcatgcatGTTTTAAAGCTGCAGCTTTAAAGCCGTGGCCCAGGCCTTTCTATCATCCCATCCTCCCAGATCCCATTCCCACCAAGCCAGTCCTTGTCTTGAGGCCAATGTTGATTGCAGCTGGGTTAGGCCAGTGTCTCAGGGTGAAGGCAAGCAACCAAGGTATGCCCGGCACCAAGAAGGGTTGAAAGAAGCTCCAGTAATAGTGAAACACTGGAGAATCACCTCCAGCAGCTTCTCCATCTCCCACCGCTGCCCTTATCTTCTCAGGCCAGGCGAgaatgaatgggaggggagggaaaggggtggGGCACCCAGTGGTGgggcagggagccacagcagaaggcccaaagagccgcatgcagctccagaactgcaggttcctgacccctgatctagaccatCCTGGAGGAATTGGCTATGGAGACCTCTACTGGGGAAATGCCCGCCTTGATGCACCAGGAACAAAAGGCATTCCAAGTagtgtagtacagtgttccctcgattttcgtgggttcaaacttcgtgaatagcctataccacggtttttcaaaaaatattaattaaaaaatactttgcgggttttttcctataccacggtttttcccacccaatgacatcatacgtcatcgccaaactaataatttttgcaataacaaaaaaaaaattattgttaataattatgtttataaatatcaggatcactaagtgtcttattcaatggtgagtaccagtaataatggtgagtaaatggttattaagggaatgggaaatttaggggtttaaagtgttaagggaaggcttgtgatactgtccatggtgtatttacttccacatctctacttcgcggaaattcgacttttgcgggtggtctcggaacgcatcccccgcggaaattgagggaacactgtatatacattcaATGGAAAGTCTCCTAGAGGcttgaatagtctggaggaccctGGAGGAAAAATTGTCCCCCCTCAGTGCTCCACTCAAGCATCAAGCGGTCAGTTGGAACCACTTATAGTTGAGAGCTCTTAGCCTAAATCAACTCAGCAACTCTACTAGATGGAGTAGGTGTCTGCTGAAGAAAAGACTCAACACAAATGAACTCCAGAAATCTCCTTAGGATTGGGAATCTGCAATCAGGAATCGGGAGAAAGCTTCGACACATCTGTCCAGGCTGAGTCAAAAGCTGGGAAGCCACAGCAAGAGAGCTGTTTCAGCTCTTACAAACTCAGTCCAATCAACTGAACAGACTTTTCTGGATGCCACCTCAAACCACAATGAAGAATAGTTTCAGGCTTTAATTTTAAGCAGGATTAAGGGGGGAAATAGTTTTTTAAACTCCTTTCAAAATGTTAGCTCATCCACACTATGGACAGCAAATAAGGCATGTGTGAACTTTATCATAAAGTCATAAAACTAACCAATTCCAATGTATAATCCATCTGAGATGGAAAGTGCCCTGTTTGACTGAAGACCCAATAGGTAACTGTCAGGGTTCACAAAACGAACACTAAAGTTGCAAAACCACACACACATTATATCTTATGAACATcctacctcttttcttttgataaaaTGAGAATATCATTTCAATTTTTGTTGATAATCTGTATAGAATGCTTTTAAATGCCAGTAAATGGCAATAAATGTTAGGTATTCAATGGAGCCTGTAAGCCACTAAAACtgcaatttatttcattttctcttaGGTGCCTGCTGTCCATCTGGGGTTAAATTATACAGACTGGCCAACAATAGCATAAGAGTACATTGGCGCAGTTCGAAAGAGTCAATAAATTACAGCACAGATCTGTATGGCTCAAAAAGAAATTTCACCTGTATATCCACCGGAGCCCTGACATACTGTGACATCACCGAGATACCCTGTGGGGACGTCTATATGGTGGCAGTGTCACCTTTAATTGATCATAATAGAGCAAAGCTTGCATTTTGTCCCAAGAAAATGTATTCAGGTAAAAACCCTAAGAGATtgcagtagtaaaaaatttgggggGACAGCACAtgcagagaaataaaaatacccaagaaattatttttaatctggtTTAAACtgacagctggctggggaattttggcagttgaagtccacaagtcttaaaagttgccacagTTGGACACTCAATTTACACAATGATTGGCATGTACACTATCATCACTGCCAGATTGTCAGTCCATCTTTGTGATGGCTACCAACACCATGGCAACTCTTTACATGATATATAGGCAATTATTTTGTACATAATTTTCATTCTAGAGACTTGCTTCTCATTAATCTAGTCTATGAAAGCTTGTGACATTATGCTGATTAGATTTTTGAAAAAAACTagcagggtggcatacaaatccaataaaataaataaataaatttagaagtgGTTAGCGTTCTATTCAATTAGACTCAAATTTACCAGTGTTTCTCTTGTGTGTCTATGTACGTTTTAAGTCAGGTCAATTCCTGATGGCTGCCTGGACAGTTTTCTTGCCAAAATTTTTCCAATGGGGTTTGCTTGCTTCCAGAGGAAGTGTGTGTGAATAGCCTaacatcacccagctggctttgagaATAAGGTTTTCAGGACTATCACCCATTTTTCTAGGCTGATATTTTAATCACTACACTAACCACTTACCCAGCATTATCCTAGattagtttaaaatattaatgtAGTTACAAGTTTATAATTATTTCATTGTATAAAATTCATCCAGCTAttttaagctttttaaaaaaataagtcagtAATATTTTTGAGAAGTGTTTGCTCTCAGTTAAATACACTTACCTTTGCTTTTCTTCTAGTGACATGTTCTGGAAATTCAGTAGGAATGGGTAAGTAGATTTTAAATGCCAATTTTGGTTAAGTTAGTGTACTTGAGCTAAGCTTCATCTAATTGGAGACTTAGATATTTGTATCAGAAACTCTTCCTATTTGATCCAATTTCTGTTTTAACACtgatattttctaaataaatagtcAAGAATGTCTATTGATCTATGTTCAGAACTATATGACATTTGGTATGCAGTATACTATAAACTAAGTTACTACAATCTGCTAAGAAACTGCTAAGCGTAGCTGAATGGAATGAACTAAATGTGACAAGAAAGCCCCAGCCTCTCTGCTTAAGCTAAGCAACCTCAAGATATGTTACTTAACCCTAAAGGAAGCAAAAATCATTACCAAAGCCAGAGGCTTGTTTGTATTTGATTGATTGCAAAAAGCTAATGCCTGATGATTAATACACACTAGGGCTGTTGAAAAAGCATTTCAGAAAGATGGTTATAGTAAACCATTTCCATATTGTAAAGCTAAAAGAGTGTGGCCATGAAGCTACCATTTTGGCTTCACCTTAAGATAATTtcacttttaaattttcaaatgaATTTTCTGAATTACCTTCCTTCTTTAGGACTAATCCTTACCAGAAGTGAGCAAAGTATTTTAAACATGAAACATTCTGTGCTCATAAGAGACCTAGCCAAAATACTAGAACTATGTTGTCTAAATATTATTTTGCACTCAGAATCGGTCAGGTTTAAACAATGTGTTGGATAGCATCTGGAACATTAGAAGACTGAACTTGGACTGTTTCAAAGAATAAATATTACATAGTATATAAACTATCCCTATGTATCTTGAATAGGGAAGAACCCATTGCCCTGAAGGAGACTAAGATCTTAGCACTTCTATTATAAAGTAATGCCCTGGATAAAGGGTCAAATTGAGGTAGAGTGTAAAAAAACTCAGTATCTTAATTATTGgattttaatgtatatttttaatacatttttcagtGATTTACAGAGGAAGAAGTGCAGATCAGCATCAGGTGTTGAGTGAAAAAACTGAGACAATCCCGTAAGAATATTTAAAACTGCCTTTGAACTGGAATGTAATGCTCTTTATGCCTTTTTATTCTATATTCACCTTATAATGGTACTTTTTTGGTCACTTGTTTCAACAATTGCCAATATTTTAGTCAGAAAAGATGCTATTAGAATTCTTATAAAATTCCACAATGTAAATTGTTTCAGCATATTTATATCCTTTCCCCAATGTGAATCATTATGGAGAATTTAACACTATAAAATATGCTTTTAGGGTGACATGCAGGTTATTTTCACTATAGCAAGATTACTATTAATAATCTAATAGGCAGTATAAATGTACCAAATTAGCTCTCCATTCTGTAATGAAACTACTGAGCCAATTGGCTTATTCAGTAGTTTTGCTCATAGACTAGACTCTGTACAATGTACTGCAAATTATATTGTTTATGCAAGCCCAGGATGACCTTTTTTTCACAATGAACTGGGGATAACCACAAATAAATTAatccagtctttattccagataTTTCTTATACAGGCCACTAGAACAAATCTACCAAACAGATATGAAATTTTGTGATATGATTTATCTTTCAGTTCGGCAATTTGACATTATCTCACAggtaataaaatgttttaaaatttagtTCCTGTTGTTAGAGAAAAGTTCTTCAGCTCAAGCAATGATCACAAATctttgattaaaaaaacattatgcaTTACGAAAGGAACACTATgaagatgttttattttaaatgtctCATTTATAAAAAAAGATCTGACAGTCTGAAACTTAAAGTCTGGTATTTGACCTTATTTTGCCATTCTGCCTCCCTCAAATACATCTTTGTTAGCCTAAGGTTGCTTCATGAATAACAGGGCAAGGGCATAACATAACAAATGGAAAACATAAGGTAATTTGTATTGAAAGAATCTTTACATGAACAATAAACACTAGCCATAAAGTATATGTAGATATGGTACATAGGTTTATCAATTTTAAATGTCCCTGTGAGGTAGCATTGACTACTACATAAAACTCCGCCAAATCTATATCCCTGCCTTAAATTGCTACCTCCTTTGAAAAGTCTAATCTAATTATAACACATTCTTGAGTTACACagttaaaatgtgttttaaatgTGTTCCCAAGACAACAGTTCTAGAACTGCAACCTTCATGGATGCTGAATGCACATAAATATTTTAGATATAATACATGTTCAAGACCCATCCTTAAAAGCTTCTGCCATACTATTATGCAAAGCACAGCCATGCTAATGCAAAGATAGAAACCATAATTCCACATCTATAAAACAAAGTAGAATTAGTGGCAGTTTTATTGCCGTATACAAATGTAACCAACATGGCAACCATGCCAAAGGAATTATAACAGTTTCAGGACATATGTACAGATTGTACATTTCAGAAACagttgaacatttttttaaaaaaatgcacaaaCAGATTTGCATCATGAAATTAACTAAACAAATGGACTGGAATAGCCAACATTTTTAATGGGATTACAAAGGCAGTTCCCTACTCAAAATAGGAAATGACAATCTGCAGCCTAGAGGGAGGTTGAAGAAGAGTGCTCATCAACTACTGCACAATctcaattttaagaaaaaataagcaagattTCAAAACATTTATAGGATTCAATGTGATCCATTTCTGAGTATTTATACAGTCTCATCtttgtttttagattgtttttcttGATTCTCTTGTTCTGTACTTTGGCTCCTCTGATGATCGTGTTTATCTGAGTGGTCCTTATCACTGTGGTCATATCTGTGGGAACGTTCTTTGCTTTTACTACGTTTTCGTGATCTTTCTTTACTAGAACTACGGTCTCGTTTTCGAGACTTTTCACTGCTATCAGTTCTTCCTCTGCTTCGGCTTCTGCTCTGCTTGTTTGATTTCTCTTTACTTCCACTTTTATGTTTACTTGACTTATCTTTACTCCTGCTTCTACTATGCTTGCTAGCATTTCTACTTGTACTTCTGCTCCTATGCTTACGATCCCTACTTCGGCTTCGGCTATGCCTCCTCTCTTTTTTGGCATCTCTTTTTTCATCTTTATGCTTCCTTTCATCTTTTTCATCTTTGTGCCTCCTTTCATCTCCTTCACTTTTACCTTTTCTGTCTTTTGATTTTTCTTGAGAATGATCTCTTTCTCTAGATCGTTCTCGTTCTCTTTCAACACCTCTCTCTTTGTCATGGTCACgctccttccttttatttctttcattctctttttctttctctctcctatcTCCTTTTCGATCACGGCTTCGACTTCTGTGTCTTTCCCGGCTTCGTCTACGTTCCAATGCACGATCAGAACTTCGAGATCgtcgcctttctctctctctctccttagcTTCACGCTCTAATCTTTGtcgctccctttctctttccaatTCTCTGTCAAAACTGGATGAACCTCGTCCTTCCCGATGATGACTCCTGCTTCTTGATCTTCTAGGTGACCTCCTAGGACTCAAGGATCTTCTTGGAGACCtatattaaaatgataaaatgcTTTAGAAAGTGTTTTCACAACAAGAATTTAACTGCAGAACATCTAATCATTTTCATTTGTTGGGTTAATTTGTTATGTCAACTTTAACAATCAATTTTTTtgcattattaatttattataccTGATATAATCTATAAGAAAATGCACAGAGGTAGGTTGCAATCATTTAATTAACTTCTGGTGTCTACTTAGCAACATTAATTCAGTTATATTTGTATTTGGGCATCCTCAACAAAACTGGGTGATTATTTAATTTACATTAAATACTTTATATAATTGTCAACCCCATCAGAAGACACAGGTCACCTTATATAAATAAAAGAACCCAGAACCATAAAATTACAAAACCGTAATGTTAGAAAGATTAATAAATTGAGATGTAACAGCAGCTAACATATAAATTATAACaggaaaaaaagttgaaaaattaTTACTTTTCTTTCATCTGAGTTAACTCAAAGATTGGTTTATCTTGAAGTGGACAAATCATAAGACCAGGTAGTCACACAAGAAGCAACTTTTCTGGTTCCCATCTCTTTAGCTTCATGAATAGTGAGTATCTACCACAGGCCTTCATAACTTGAACACTATAGTAATCAAAGACGTTGTGTTACCCTGTTGAACTGGATTTTATCTGTCAGGATATGGGCTCTCACATTCATTGTTAGTTGAAATTTCTGAATAATAAACAACTTAAAATGGAGCATGTTGAAATAGTTTAATATGGGTGATGAGAATAGTTATACACTCAAAAGAATGGCTTTATTAGTTCCTCTAGGATGAGCACAGATTCAAGAGAATCTACACTTCACAGACATGTTCCTTCATCAATGAAACTCAATCCAAAATCTAAGTCAAAGCTAGTAAAAATCTTTCCAAATCATTACACATTCAACTTAAACTTTTTTGACATATTCAGTCCCTAATAACCTCTAAACACAAGGTATGATAAACTCTGCATCTCTAAAGAGAGGTTTAATAAAATCCAAAGGATTGTAATTCCCATTATACAAgtctaattataataatttacaaGAGAAACAAATGCAGTTTTTGGTCTAGATTGGTAAGGATCTAGATTAACTATTTCTTCTTGGATATTTTGCAACTAAGTTTCAAACCCCTTCACCCAAAGTTTTCCTAAACAAGTGGATTGGAGATCAAACAAGGTCACACAAATCTTAGATACACTTGCAAGACTAATCAGGCTGAGCAAATGGCACCAAGGTACtagtaaatacaaacaatataaccTCATATAATAGGTGCATGGAGTTTCATTGATGAAGGAGCATATTGTCAGGCCAAAACCTCttaacttcacataatgactttggacTTGAAACAACTCTGTGAAGATTAATTCTCTTGAATCTGTGCTCCTCCTAGAGGAACTGATAGAGCCCTTCTTTGAGTGTATAACTATCATCATCACCCATATTAGACTATGGCAACATGCTCCATTTCGAGTTGTTTGAAGCTGCCTCAGCTAGGTATGTCATATCAGCAATGGAAGAAAGAAGATGGTGAAGATCAGGTTGTGGGAGCAGGGAGTGTAGTGTTAGTAGAATATAGGGCAGATGAAAGGCAGAGTTAAGGGGGAGGGCATTGAAGTGCACACTGCAGTTATAGACGATAGGCTGCCAAGAACCCAAATGTTGATCACATAATTGTAGGGAACAAGAACAACCATAACGTCAAGGACCAGCTGTAACTACCATTCATTCAGCATATTCTAACTTTCAATGGTCATTGAACAAATGGTCATTGAGGACTGCTTCTACATGAGCAGGTGTTCAAATTAAATTTTGCTTCAACCACGAACACCTAATAGCTAAGTCCATTTATCACAACTACCATATGGGAATGTGTACCAATCTTACAGAGGAGCTGAGAAAATTATATGAAGCAGTTTCttaattcaaaatattatttatgtAATAGCAATAGACAAATAATATTTTCAAGAGCAAAATAAGGAAATGATTATGCCAAATTACTAGAGCATGATTAAACAATTATTTGATAAAGTTAAAATATAACCTTGAACGTCTACGCTCTGTATGCCTGTCTGCTTCTTCTACTCCCTCTTTGCCATCCTTCTTGATTTTTCTAGGTCTGGTTTTAATTTGTTGATCAATATTCTTTTGCACCGGTACAGGAATTCTCGGAAATAATGTAGAAAACCATTCCAGCTTAGTAAGAAAAGAACGCAGCATTTCTCCAATGGTCATCATGCAGCCACCACCTGCTTTCACATCAAGGTCCTtcaaaaagaaacacaaaacacaaaacacattCTGATTGTGAGAAGCTATCTTACATTTATCTAGAAACAAATGCTACTTATACTGATTGCCAGGTTTCAAATATGATGGCTtagctttttttgctgataattaagCTTTATATGAAGTTCATCTCTTGCATCTTTGCATTTTACTATTTTAATGGCTGGAAGTTTGATTTTAATACCGAAGCATGCAGGTATTGAATATTCCTGCAGCCAGGCAGTAAGGGATCCATTCCTTAGTAAATCAGGTTGAAATATTAGCATAACTGAGTTGTATTCTATGATCAAATATGGTTATTCCATAAAGGAAAAGTAATTTGTTGTACATTATCTGGTATTTTGAGGACTACTGCCACAAATTAGAACTACAATTTATCCATACTTAGGATGACCATTCCTGTCTAAGAATGATAGGTCTGTAGTAATGGACTCTACCTAAATAGGAAGCAATAGCAAACCAACTGCCATGAAGCAGTGAGTTTTCTAATTTAGAGTtatgcaacaaataaataaagtaacaaATAATTGGAAACGCATAATCCATGATGACCATTGTCTCGGAAAAGGGTCATTACCGCATGAAGGCCTTCTTGCTATGCCCTCTCACAGCTCAGGACATGTTAGTCAGCTATTGTCAGGCCCAAACCTATAGTGCAAGCACACAAGGAAAGTGAGATTTGTTATCTAAAACAGGAACAGAAAATCTGTATGTAAAACTGCTTGCACTCACACACATTTAAGTGTTCAGAAATACAGTTTTTCCAAACAAAATCGTTGCAAAGATTTTCTTTTCTAAAGAAGAAAACAACACATTAGCTTAAATGTAGTTCCTGAAAAATATAGAGTATCATTTAATTCATAAAGACATTTATATTTaggcaaatatatatttatatatatagatgCTTTCACATCTTCAATACTGGCAAACTGGAAAAAATGTTAACAAATGAAAGTGATTCCTTTGTATTCCTGCAGTTTTAGTTAGTTGGGTGAAAAACTGAGTCATGAATGGATAAAAACTGAGAATATGAtacattaataattaaataaatgtaccagtgttgtgtatgtatatgtgtaatgaatgaaaaaaatccatctAAATCTCACTTTAAGAGACTGCATCACTTGTGTTCAATAACCACTGTTATTGTATAATATTGTATAGTATATGGGCAAAACTGAAACATGATAAAATCTAAATATTCACATCAGATCAGCATTGGGGAGGTAAAAAAAGCATTCAGATAAACTAATGAATGGGGACTAGAGAAATTTAACATTTAAGCAAGATATATATGGAGTTCCTAATTACTATAGAAATTTGAGggggttggattttttttttttgaaatgtaAGTTCAGTGAACAATTCTGGAAGTGGAAACATTGAAGAACagaatgtttattatttttaaaaagtggcaaTTCAAAATTACCAACATACTGCTTTCTAACAAAAAAGTTTTGACTTTTGAGAAATGATTAACTTCTAATAAAAGTTAAAAAGCTAATCCAAGTTTACACATCATTAAGGATGAAAGTTTTTACTAAGATTTATAGTTAAAGattatttttgcattttataaaatatcagaaagaaaagaaaaaagaaaacaaagtattACCCTTGATGACATACCTCCTCATCATCGAGAAAGGATTCAAACCAGTCCCATAAATCTTTTGGAGGCTGTGTGTACCTGAAATTCAAAGTAATTGTGTAAATGTAACATTCGTTCCCCCTGTGGATAAAACTTAAGTTTGTAATTAAATACAAAACTACTTACCTAATATACATGAATCCAAGGGCCCTAATGTATGGGGAATCTGTATGAGTTATTAGTCCCATCACTTGCTTACGGGTAAGCTTCAAAGTAAATAACTTGTACAAGAGGCAAAAGGCTGTAGACACTATACCTCCAGTTCCAACTCCTCGCACCTTTCAaaatgagaagagaaaaaaaacccgatAATTGATTCAACAAAGGAACTACTATAAGTGACATTTTTTTGTAAATTATTTTATGTCCTCAAATttttagaaggaagaatagatttTGGTGTGCGTAATTCAAGAAGCTACATCTTCTCCCAATGAAAAGACATTATTGCCATTCATTCAATTGGGACTTTAATACACAAAAAAAATTCAAC
Coding sequences:
- the PRPF38B gene encoding pre-mRNA-splicing factor 38B, producing MANNFPLVGPGNCHPLPPYQSPQQHPGILLQQQQAPQAGAVLSPPLALQSAGPKPAASGKQGNALPLWGNEKTMNLNPMILTNILSSPYFKVQLYELKTYHEVVDEIFFKVTHVEPWEKGSRKTAGQTGMCGGVRGVGTGGIVSTAFCLLYKLFTLKLTRKQVMGLITHTDSPYIRALGFMYIRYTQPPKDLWDWFESFLDDEEDLDVKAGGGCMMTIGEMLRSFLTKLEWFSTLFPRIPVPVQKNIDQQIKTRPRKIKKDGKEGVEEADRHTERRRSRSPRRSLSPRRSPRRSRSRSHHREGRGSSSFDRELERERERQRLEREAKERERERRRSRSSDRALERRRSRERHRSRSRDRKGDRREKEKENERNKRKERDHDKERGVERERERSRERDHSQEKSKDRKGKSEGDERRHKDEKDERKHKDEKRDAKKERRHSRSRSRDRKHRSRSTSRNASKHSRSRSKDKSSKHKSGSKEKSNKQSRSRSRGRTDSSEKSRKRDRSSSKERSRKRSKSKERSHRYDHSDKDHSDKHDHQRSQSTEQENQEKQSKNKDETV